One Spiribacter halobius DNA segment encodes these proteins:
- a CDS encoding DUF2190 family protein, whose protein sequence is MQSTTILALSLVASGQVTERRAVGFDGAQATVQGQKVAGVARFDAADGDPLTVEALGTAVIESGAAIAVGDAIIVDASGRAIPSTGEINIPSGATSVTSTAANGAILAGGEMPEYVIGHALESASAAGEFIEVLLR, encoded by the coding sequence GTGCAGAGCACTACCATCCTCGCCTTGAGCCTGGTCGCGAGCGGCCAGGTCACCGAACGCCGCGCGGTCGGCTTCGACGGCGCCCAGGCCACCGTGCAGGGCCAAAAGGTCGCCGGCGTGGCGCGCTTCGACGCCGCCGACGGCGACCCGCTCACCGTCGAGGCCCTCGGCACCGCGGTCATAGAGTCCGGCGCTGCTATCGCCGTCGGGGACGCCATCATCGTCGACGCCTCCGGGCGCGCGATCCCCTCCACCGGCGAGATCAACATCCCCTCCGGCGCCACCTCGGTCACCAGTACCGCGGCCAACGGCGCAATCCTCGCCGGCGGCGAGATGCCGGAGTACGTCATCGGTCACGCCCTGGAGTCGGCGAGCGCCGCGGGCGAGTTCATCGAAGTGCTGCTGCGCTAA
- a CDS encoding gp436 family protein — protein MSYATQDDLVRRFGEGELLDLADRDNDGVIDTEVVDGALADAASLIDSYIGRRVSLPLDPVPAVLERVACNLARYFLYEDRATEEVRKRHEEAVSWLRAVSRGEATLGAEAPATTTGGSPAYEAGRREFDDDALKGF, from the coding sequence GTGAGCTACGCCACCCAGGACGACCTGGTGCGCCGGTTCGGCGAGGGCGAGCTGCTCGACCTCGCCGATCGCGACAACGACGGCGTCATCGACACCGAGGTGGTTGACGGGGCGCTGGCGGACGCCGCCTCGCTCATCGACAGCTACATCGGCCGCCGGGTGAGCCTGCCGCTCGATCCGGTGCCGGCCGTCCTGGAGCGCGTGGCCTGCAACCTCGCGCGCTACTTCCTCTACGAGGACCGCGCCACCGAGGAGGTACGCAAGCGCCACGAGGAGGCGGTGAGCTGGCTGCGCGCGGTCTCCCGCGGCGAGGCCACGCTCGGCGCCGAGGCGCCGGCCACGACCACCGGCGGCTCGCCGGCGTACGAGGCGGGCCGGCGCGAGTTCGACGACGACGCGCTGAAGGGGTTCTGA
- a CDS encoding phage tail tube protein, with protein sequence MTQITGKATVRVDGEELLSEVGATLNVGGVEREAQLGPRGVQGYKENPVAPSIQVTVQHTGETDIVQLAGITAASVLFETDTGVTYLMREAFVTEPPELDASAGTFALNFSGMGLERV encoded by the coding sequence ATGACCCAGATCACCGGCAAGGCCACCGTCCGCGTCGACGGCGAGGAGCTGCTCTCCGAGGTGGGGGCGACGCTCAACGTCGGCGGCGTCGAGCGCGAGGCGCAACTCGGGCCGAGGGGCGTCCAGGGCTACAAGGAGAACCCGGTCGCCCCGAGCATCCAGGTGACCGTCCAGCACACCGGCGAGACCGACATCGTGCAGCTCGCCGGCATCACCGCCGCGAGCGTGCTCTTCGAGACGGACACCGGGGTGACCTACCTCATGCGCGAGGCCTTCGTCACCGAGCCGCCGGAGCTCGATGCGAGCGCGGGCACCTTCGCGCTCAACTTCTCCGGCATGGGCCTGGAGCGGGTGTAG
- a CDS encoding DUF935 domain-containing protein, producing MAKAPETREIASTQDGRDITRGYVGPLELMQPQDTVLLTRGGGDLTLYRELYRDDQVKTAWGQRQRAVVSAEWEVEAGGSRRQDKAAAEMLREQLRHIGWDRVTEQMLFGIFYGFAVAEPMWVRDGTQVALDQILVRDRRRFGFDGEGRLRLRTMSQPLGELLPDRKFWTFRTGADHDDEPYGLGLGHWLYWPVFFKRSGIRLWLKFLDKFGQPTAHGKFGKGATEAEKQKLLDALRAIHTDTGVVTPEDMEIELIEAARSGTADYTALYDRMNAAIAKVILGQVATVEGTPGRLGADDAQQDVRADIIKADADVVCESFNRQIARWLTEWNYPSARPPRVWRITEEPEDLNRLAERDERVARLGYRPTLRYIREHYGDEWEPAPRPALGAGGGAAFAEDEPTADGEEQAAQLERLEEDAQPREEAVIEAIREIVDQAENLEDLQARLVERMSELPVDDWAEVMGDALAAAQLAGRYDLLEEAG from the coding sequence ATGGCCAAGGCACCCGAGACGCGCGAGATTGCGAGCACCCAGGACGGCCGCGACATCACCCGCGGCTACGTCGGCCCGCTCGAGCTCATGCAGCCGCAGGACACCGTCCTGCTCACCCGCGGCGGCGGGGATCTCACCCTCTACCGCGAGCTCTACCGCGACGACCAGGTGAAGACCGCCTGGGGCCAGCGCCAGCGCGCGGTGGTCTCCGCCGAGTGGGAGGTCGAGGCCGGCGGCAGCCGCCGCCAGGACAAGGCCGCCGCCGAGATGCTCCGCGAGCAGCTGCGCCACATCGGCTGGGACCGGGTCACCGAGCAGATGCTCTTCGGCATCTTCTACGGCTTCGCCGTCGCCGAGCCGATGTGGGTGCGCGACGGCACCCAGGTGGCGCTGGACCAGATTCTGGTGCGCGACCGGCGGCGCTTCGGCTTCGACGGCGAGGGCCGGCTGCGGCTGCGGACCATGAGCCAGCCCCTCGGCGAGCTCCTGCCCGATCGCAAGTTCTGGACCTTCCGCACCGGCGCCGATCACGACGACGAGCCCTACGGCCTCGGCCTCGGCCACTGGCTCTACTGGCCGGTGTTCTTCAAGCGCTCAGGGATCCGGCTGTGGCTGAAGTTCCTCGACAAGTTCGGCCAGCCCACCGCGCACGGCAAGTTCGGCAAGGGCGCCACCGAGGCGGAGAAGCAGAAGCTCCTCGACGCCCTGCGGGCGATCCACACCGACACCGGCGTGGTAACCCCCGAGGACATGGAGATCGAGCTCATCGAGGCGGCGCGCTCCGGCACGGCCGATTACACGGCCCTTTATGACCGCATGAACGCGGCTATCGCCAAGGTGATCCTCGGCCAGGTGGCGACCGTCGAGGGCACCCCGGGGCGGCTCGGCGCCGACGACGCCCAGCAGGACGTGCGCGCGGACATCATCAAGGCTGACGCCGACGTCGTCTGCGAGAGCTTCAACCGCCAGATCGCGCGCTGGCTCACCGAGTGGAACTACCCGAGCGCCCGGCCGCCGCGGGTGTGGCGCATCACCGAGGAGCCCGAGGATCTCAACCGCCTCGCCGAGCGCGACGAGCGCGTGGCCCGCCTCGGCTACCGCCCGACGCTGCGCTACATCCGAGAGCACTACGGCGACGAGTGGGAGCCCGCGCCGCGGCCTGCGCTCGGCGCCGGCGGGGGCGCGGCCTTTGCCGAGGACGAGCCGACCGCCGACGGCGAGGAGCAGGCCGCGCAGCTCGAGCGCCTGGAGGAGGACGCGCAGCCGCGCGAGGAGGCCGTCATCGAGGCGATCCGGGAGATCGTCGACCAGGCCGAGAACCTCGAGGATCTGCAGGCGCGGCTCGTCGAGCGGATGAGCGAGCTGCCCGTCGACGACTGGGCCGAGGTGATGGGCGATGCACTCGCCGCCGCCCAGCTGGCCGGCCGTTACGATCTCCTCGAGGAGGCAGGCTGA
- a CDS encoding peptidase has product MKRIQIFRPGRHTAMSGASLQFSEADLEAAAAAYDPELHEAPIVAGHPRHDAPAYGWVGGLAYSEGSLEAEPRQVDPAFAELVRDGRFKKVSASFYHPEAKTNPKPGVYYLRHLGFLGAQPPALKGLRQVEFGDAEADLVTFEFGEADVGILRGLLRRLREWIIARHGTEEADRVIPDYAIEDLERERPESVAEPMYSEKTEVSDVDKAEVERREREIAEREQRIKEQEAAFAEREQTIAQEEAKRRRAEHAARVDKLVEAGRVLPRDRDALVEFLEAQDAEAVVEFGEGAEAVKKPAREWFLEFLERLPQAIDYGERGARRESESGKVPADLEVADGYEVDPRTAALHHKALAYAEQHKVDIITAVRAVERQEA; this is encoded by the coding sequence ATGAAGCGCATCCAGATCTTCCGCCCCGGCAGGCACACGGCCATGTCCGGGGCGTCGCTGCAGTTCAGCGAGGCCGATCTCGAGGCCGCCGCCGCGGCCTACGACCCCGAGCTCCACGAGGCGCCCATCGTTGCCGGCCACCCCCGGCATGACGCGCCCGCCTACGGCTGGGTCGGCGGGCTGGCCTATAGCGAGGGCAGCCTCGAGGCCGAGCCCCGCCAGGTGGATCCCGCCTTCGCCGAGCTCGTCCGGGACGGGCGCTTCAAGAAGGTCTCCGCGAGCTTCTACCACCCCGAGGCGAAGACCAACCCGAAGCCCGGCGTGTACTACCTGCGCCACCTCGGCTTCCTCGGCGCCCAGCCGCCGGCGTTGAAGGGCCTGCGCCAGGTGGAGTTCGGCGACGCCGAGGCCGACCTCGTGACCTTCGAGTTCGGCGAGGCCGACGTCGGGATCCTTCGCGGCCTGCTGCGTCGGCTGCGCGAGTGGATCATCGCCCGGCACGGCACGGAGGAGGCGGACCGGGTCATCCCCGATTACGCCATCGAGGACCTCGAGCGGGAGCGCCCCGAGAGCGTTGCCGAGCCGATGTACAGCGAGAAAACGGAGGTGTCCGACGTGGACAAGGCAGAGGTTGAGCGCCGCGAGCGCGAGATTGCCGAGCGCGAGCAGCGCATCAAGGAGCAGGAGGCGGCCTTCGCCGAGCGCGAGCAGACGATCGCCCAGGAGGAGGCGAAGCGCCGGCGCGCCGAGCACGCCGCGCGCGTGGACAAGCTGGTCGAGGCCGGCAGGGTGCTGCCGCGCGACCGCGACGCCCTGGTGGAGTTCCTGGAGGCCCAGGACGCCGAGGCGGTGGTCGAGTTCGGCGAGGGCGCCGAAGCCGTGAAGAAGCCCGCGCGCGAGTGGTTCCTCGAGTTCCTCGAGCGCCTGCCGCAGGCGATCGACTACGGCGAGCGCGGCGCCCGCCGCGAGAGCGAGAGCGGCAAGGTGCCGGCGGACCTGGAGGTGGCGGACGGCTACGAGGTCGACCCGCGCACCGCGGCGCTGCACCACAAGGCGCTCGCCTACGCCGAGCAGCACAAGGTGGACATCATCACGGCCGTGCGCGCCGTGGAGCGACAGGAGGCCTAA
- a CDS encoding phage virion morphogenesis protein, producing the protein MAGVTLQHRIEDERVRRALRALEQRAGDATPAMRAIGEDLQLSHRERFDQQVSPAGEPWKPLSEDYRARKPRRQDEILVLNTYLRDTLRYDAGPQELEFGTDRVYGATHHFGDPERGIPARPWLGLSEGDERHAVETLLAYLGEPLS; encoded by the coding sequence ATGGCCGGCGTCACCCTCCAGCACCGCATCGAGGACGAGCGCGTGCGCCGCGCCCTGCGGGCGCTCGAGCAGCGCGCCGGTGATGCCACACCCGCGATGCGCGCCATCGGCGAGGACCTGCAGCTCTCCCACCGCGAGCGCTTCGACCAGCAGGTCTCCCCGGCGGGTGAGCCCTGGAAGCCGCTCTCCGAGGACTACCGCGCGCGCAAGCCCCGACGCCAGGACGAGATCCTGGTGCTCAACACCTACCTGCGCGACACCCTGCGCTATGATGCCGGGCCGCAGGAGCTCGAGTTCGGCACCGACCGCGTCTACGGCGCCACCCACCACTTCGGCGACCCCGAGCGGGGCATCCCCGCCCGCCCCTGGCTCGGGCTCTCGGAGGGCGACGAGCGCCACGCCGTGGAGACCCTGCTCGCCTACCTCGGCGAGCCGCTCAGCTGA
- a CDS encoding major capsid protein, giving the protein MPMNTSQARVINPILTEVAQGYSHPERVGSVLFPRVPVRQRGGQIIEFGQESFRRYKTRRAPGASTARVQFGYEGKPFALVQDALEGMVPWEHMEDANQVPGIDLGREAASETMEILSLALEIEQADLARDANNYSTSHKTALSGTDQWSDGSSDPSAQVRDYKETVRQAVGMRPNVAVISAAVFAQLAEHPKIVDRVKYTSSDSVTVELIARLWGLRRVAVGDAVYLGDGATQMTDVWGKDVVLAYVPEQITSRRMPSYGYTYTLRGHPVVEEPYNERNAKSWMYPVTYERAPVLSGIESGFLIQNAVA; this is encoded by the coding sequence ATGCCCATGAACACCAGCCAGGCCCGGGTCATCAACCCGATCCTCACCGAGGTCGCCCAGGGCTACTCGCACCCGGAGCGCGTGGGCAGCGTGCTCTTCCCGCGGGTGCCGGTGCGCCAGCGCGGCGGCCAGATCATCGAGTTCGGCCAGGAGAGCTTCCGGCGCTACAAGACCCGCCGGGCCCCGGGCGCGAGCACCGCGCGCGTGCAGTTCGGCTACGAGGGCAAGCCCTTCGCGCTCGTGCAGGACGCGCTCGAGGGCATGGTGCCCTGGGAGCACATGGAGGACGCCAACCAGGTGCCCGGCATCGACCTCGGGCGCGAGGCCGCCAGCGAGACGATGGAGATCCTCTCGCTCGCGCTCGAGATCGAGCAGGCCGACCTCGCCCGCGACGCCAACAACTACAGCACCAGCCACAAGACCGCGCTCTCCGGCACCGACCAGTGGTCCGACGGCTCGAGCGATCCCTCCGCCCAGGTGCGCGACTACAAGGAGACCGTGCGCCAGGCCGTGGGCATGCGCCCGAACGTGGCGGTGATCAGCGCCGCGGTGTTCGCCCAGCTCGCCGAGCACCCGAAGATCGTCGACCGGGTCAAGTACACGAGCTCGGACTCGGTGACCGTGGAGCTCATCGCCCGCCTCTGGGGCCTGCGCCGGGTCGCGGTGGGTGACGCCGTCTACCTCGGCGACGGCGCCACCCAGATGACCGACGTCTGGGGCAAGGACGTGGTGCTGGCGTACGTGCCCGAGCAGATCACCAGCCGCCGCATGCCGAGCTACGGCTACACCTACACGCTCCGGGGCCACCCGGTGGTCGAGGAGCCCTACAACGAGCGCAACGCCAAGTCCTGGATGTACCCGGTGACCTACGAGCGCGCCCCCGTGCTCTCGGGCATCGAGTCCGGGTTCCTCATCCAGAACGCCGTGGCGTAA
- a CDS encoding PBECR2 nuclease fold domain-containing protein has translation MAVQYGSLPFREQIEFLREKVALPTRAWTDVYGREHDHAFVVAGANRMAIVEDFQRSIQRMVEEGRTLADFRKDFDAIVERHGWAYKGKRGWRSRVIYETNLLQSYHAGREAQMADPELRRQRPYGLYRHGGSEDPRPEHLAHDGRVVPLDDPWWETWSPKNGWGCKCKKYAISAEEARRRGLEVSEQGPEIDWEEKTVGQNGPSPRTVRVPKGIDPGFEHRPGASRIRGVTPPQLDEPLRSEPERLFPPRRARDELPAPRAYQGELLEEGLDPEAYVRSFLSSFGADLERPAVYRDALGEPLMLSEALFRNARGRWKVLKRGRERYLPMLAQAIRDPDEIWVAAEWHGAAARPVVRRRYVARFRVPGRDQPGVAVFEWGRDGWSGVTTFQSEGEQDDADVEAFRRGVRLYRRGPE, from the coding sequence ATGGCGGTCCAGTACGGCTCTCTGCCCTTCCGCGAGCAGATCGAGTTCCTTCGCGAGAAGGTCGCGCTGCCCACCCGCGCCTGGACGGACGTCTACGGCCGCGAGCACGACCACGCCTTCGTCGTCGCCGGCGCCAACCGCATGGCGATCGTCGAGGACTTCCAGCGCTCGATCCAGCGCATGGTCGAGGAGGGCAGGACCCTCGCCGACTTCCGCAAGGACTTCGACGCCATCGTCGAGCGCCACGGCTGGGCCTACAAGGGCAAGCGCGGCTGGCGATCGCGGGTGATCTACGAGACCAACCTCCTGCAGAGCTACCACGCCGGGCGCGAGGCGCAGATGGCCGACCCAGAGCTCCGGCGCCAGCGCCCCTACGGGCTCTACCGCCACGGCGGCAGCGAGGATCCGCGCCCCGAGCACCTGGCGCACGACGGCCGCGTCGTGCCGCTGGACGATCCCTGGTGGGAAACGTGGTCGCCGAAGAACGGCTGGGGGTGCAAGTGCAAGAAGTACGCGATCTCCGCGGAGGAGGCGCGCCGGCGGGGGCTCGAGGTCTCCGAGCAGGGCCCGGAGATCGACTGGGAGGAGAAGACCGTCGGCCAGAACGGGCCGAGCCCGCGTACGGTGCGCGTGCCGAAGGGCATCGACCCGGGCTTCGAGCACCGCCCGGGGGCGAGCCGGATCCGCGGCGTGACCCCGCCGCAGCTCGATGAGCCGCTGCGCAGCGAGCCCGAGCGGCTGTTCCCGCCGCGCCGGGCGCGCGACGAGCTCCCGGCGCCGCGCGCCTACCAGGGCGAGCTCCTCGAGGAGGGGCTCGACCCCGAGGCCTACGTGCGCAGCTTCCTCTCCAGCTTCGGGGCGGACCTGGAGCGCCCGGCGGTGTACCGCGACGCGCTCGGCGAGCCGCTGATGCTCTCCGAGGCGCTGTTTCGCAACGCCCGCGGGCGCTGGAAGGTGCTGAAGCGCGGTCGCGAGCGCTACCTGCCGATGCTCGCCCAGGCGATCCGTGACCCCGACGAGATCTGGGTCGCCGCCGAGTGGCACGGGGCGGCCGCGCGCCCGGTGGTGCGCCGGCGCTACGTGGCGCGCTTCCGCGTCCCCGGCCGCGACCAGCCTGGTGTGGCGGTCTTCGAGTGGGGGCGCGACGGCTGGTCGGGCGTGACCACCTTCCAGTCGGAGGGCGAGCAGGACGACGCCGATGTGGAGGCGTTCCGGCGGGGGGTGCGGCTCTACCGGCGCGGGCCGGAATGA
- a CDS encoding GpE family phage tail protein, with the protein MIAYVFHFPPSELWEMDVQELRWWQERAKRLRKHNRG; encoded by the coding sequence GTGATCGCCTATGTCTTCCACTTCCCGCCCTCGGAGCTCTGGGAGATGGACGTCCAGGAGCTGCGCTGGTGGCAGGAGCGGGCGAAGCGGCTGAGGAAGCACAACCGTGGCTGA
- a CDS encoding phage tail assembly protein has translation MSEEIVIQLKHPVTYTADKFEGGGERTLEELRLPPRIKAKHLRAMDQAKGEIGKVLALVMAMTGLPQAAVDELDSADVEAVTEALAGPLSGSPGTGPTSSG, from the coding sequence ATGAGCGAGGAGATCGTCATCCAGCTCAAGCATCCCGTCACCTACACCGCGGACAAGTTCGAGGGCGGTGGCGAGCGCACGCTCGAGGAGCTGCGCCTGCCCCCTCGCATCAAGGCCAAGCACCTGCGGGCGATGGACCAGGCGAAAGGCGAGATCGGCAAGGTGCTCGCGCTCGTCATGGCCATGACGGGGCTGCCCCAGGCGGCCGTGGACGAGCTCGACAGCGCCGACGTCGAGGCGGTCACGGAGGCCCTGGCCGGCCCTTTGTCGGGGTCCCCGGGGACTGGGCCGACGTCGTCGGGGTGA
- a CDS encoding DUF2635 domain-containing protein, whose protein sequence is MQESYLKPRDGLQVRKPDGRVLAAEGERVALTSYWRRRLRDGDVVEARPPRKPSKAESKE, encoded by the coding sequence GTGCAGGAGAGCTACCTCAAACCCCGCGACGGCCTGCAGGTGCGCAAGCCCGACGGCCGCGTGCTCGCCGCCGAGGGCGAGCGCGTCGCGCTCACCAGTTACTGGCGCCGGCGCCTGCGCGACGGCGACGTCGTCGAGGCGCGCCCGCCCCGCAAGCCCAGCAAGGCCGAGAGCAAGGAGTAA
- a CDS encoding phage tail sheath subtilisin-like domain-containing protein, with translation MTISSGAFSSIPAALRIPGVYIEFDSRLAGSSAFQGKLLVFGQRLAAGERAALELDRVTSAEQAERLYGRGSMLAEMLRATLSAAPYLETWAIALDDDGTAVKAAGDITVAGTANTSGTLALYIAGYRVRVGVAAADTASTIAQAIVDEINADTRLPVTAAVNGTVPEQVDLTARWAGETGNDIDVRLSARGEDGVSGVTFTITDMAGGSANPDLGTAIPVMGDEWWNWIACPYTDSANLDALEAELDDRWGPMRQIGGRAFTAYRGTHSETGTFGSARNSPHVTCMGTGIAVSPTWLWAATNAAAGARALAIDPARPLQTLELPGLMGPAEADRFTDSERNLLLYDGISTYRVATDGTVRIERQITMYQENAAGIASDAYLDIQVPETLERIRFEQRSMILRKYPRHKLAGDADASLYGAGQPIATPKIIKAELLGLYRTMIGFGWVQDYEGYAESLTANIDPEDPNRLNVIDSPQLVSGYRVHAMQTQFRR, from the coding sequence ATGACCATCAGCTCCGGAGCCTTCAGTTCGATCCCCGCGGCGCTGCGCATCCCCGGCGTCTACATCGAGTTCGACTCCCGCCTCGCGGGCTCGAGCGCCTTCCAGGGCAAGCTGCTCGTCTTCGGCCAGCGCCTCGCCGCCGGCGAGCGCGCCGCGCTCGAGCTCGACCGCGTGACCTCCGCCGAGCAGGCCGAGCGGCTCTACGGCCGCGGATCCATGCTCGCCGAGATGCTGCGCGCCACGTTGAGCGCCGCCCCCTACCTTGAGACCTGGGCGATCGCCCTGGACGACGACGGCACGGCCGTCAAGGCGGCGGGCGACATCACCGTCGCCGGCACTGCCAACACCTCCGGGACGCTCGCGCTCTACATCGCGGGCTACCGGGTGCGCGTGGGTGTGGCTGCCGCGGACACCGCGAGCACCATCGCCCAGGCCATCGTCGACGAGATCAACGCCGACACCCGCCTGCCGGTCACCGCCGCGGTCAACGGCACCGTGCCCGAGCAGGTGGACCTCACCGCACGCTGGGCCGGCGAGACCGGCAACGACATCGACGTGCGCCTCAGTGCCCGCGGCGAGGACGGGGTGAGCGGCGTCACGTTCACCATCACGGACATGGCCGGCGGCAGCGCCAACCCCGATCTCGGCACCGCCATCCCGGTGATGGGCGACGAGTGGTGGAACTGGATCGCCTGCCCCTACACGGACTCGGCGAACCTCGACGCCCTCGAGGCCGAGCTCGACGACCGCTGGGGTCCGATGCGCCAGATCGGCGGCCGCGCCTTTACCGCCTACCGCGGCACGCACAGCGAGACCGGCACCTTCGGGAGCGCGCGCAATAGCCCGCACGTCACCTGCATGGGCACCGGCATCGCGGTCAGCCCCACGTGGCTGTGGGCGGCCACCAACGCCGCCGCCGGCGCCCGCGCGCTCGCCATCGACCCAGCGCGCCCGCTGCAGACCCTGGAGCTCCCGGGGCTCATGGGCCCGGCCGAGGCCGACCGCTTCACCGACAGCGAGCGCAACCTGCTGCTCTACGACGGGATCTCGACCTACCGCGTGGCCACCGACGGCACCGTGCGCATCGAGCGCCAGATCACCATGTACCAGGAGAACGCCGCGGGCATCGCGAGCGACGCCTACCTGGACATCCAGGTGCCGGAGACCCTCGAGCGCATCCGCTTCGAGCAGCGCAGCATGATCCTGCGCAAATATCCGAGGCACAAGCTCGCCGGCGACGCCGACGCGAGCCTCTACGGCGCCGGCCAGCCCATCGCCACGCCCAAGATCATCAAGGCCGAGCTCCTCGGGCTCTACCGCACGATGATCGGCTTCGGCTGGGTGCAGGACTACGAGGGCTACGCGGAGAGCCTCACCGCCAACATCGACCCCGAGGACCCCAACCGGCTCAACGTCATCGACAGCCCGCAGCTCGTCTCCGGCTACCGCGTCCACGCCATGCAGACGCAGTTCCGGCGCTGA
- a CDS encoding phage protein Gp37: MLAEVEDAIIARCQTVVGQYVKSIEDLPGRWDERTLRAALRRVPGIYVAWSSARAEGNANQPRASARYVVYVVTGHASGERERRRGNSRQVGAYELLERVVPGVHGLTVDGVGTLALESIDNLYSDRFDKEGVVVYGAAYRLAMTFPPPLDVNTLDAFTTYHATHQVGGADDPDAVDQVDLPQ, from the coding sequence GTGCTGGCCGAAGTCGAGGACGCCATCATCGCGCGCTGCCAGACGGTGGTCGGGCAGTACGTCAAGAGCATCGAGGACCTGCCCGGGCGCTGGGACGAGCGCACGCTGCGCGCCGCGCTGCGCCGGGTGCCGGGCATCTACGTCGCCTGGTCGAGCGCGCGTGCCGAGGGCAACGCCAACCAGCCCAGGGCCTCGGCGCGCTACGTCGTGTACGTGGTCACGGGGCACGCGAGCGGCGAGCGTGAGCGCCGCCGGGGCAACAGCCGCCAGGTGGGCGCCTACGAGCTCCTCGAGCGCGTGGTGCCCGGGGTGCACGGGCTGACGGTGGATGGCGTGGGCACGCTCGCGCTCGAGTCCATCGACAACCTCTACTCCGATCGCTTCGACAAGGAGGGCGTGGTGGTCTACGGCGCGGCCTACCGCCTGGCGATGACCTTCCCCCCGCCGCTCGACGTCAACACGCTCGACGCCTTCACCACCTACCACGCCACCCACCAGGTGGGCGGCGCCGACGACCCCGACGCGGTCGACCAGGTCGACCTGCCGCAATGA